One window from the genome of Nicotiana tomentosiformis chromosome 5, ASM39032v3, whole genome shotgun sequence encodes:
- the LOC138893113 gene encoding uncharacterized protein, producing MTATSKPSKQQDKDGNNQPPKKPTRRAAGGPNPQRKKKRTEKEIELLPRQLSDDSEQEEEDTLVRRTVKKGITPSKGIEIREPVTYQRKASKKSDPTDKGKEKITTESESESDSDNDLLHADMSDEDEGTDISQLIASSTTGPSTLVPPIVTEAPHNRPTEVPVIPATESAPVVDDRTMTALPMREDDVERPKGILMEAMDADALPQTAEEPSTLT from the exons ATGACAGCAACAAGTAAACCGtcaaagcaacaagacaaagatggtaacaatcaaccgcccaaaaagcctaccagAAGGGCAGCAGGTGGCCCAAATCCACAGAGAAAAaagaagcggacggagaaggaaatagAACtactgcctaggcagttaagtgatgattcagagcaagaggaagAGGATACATTAGTCAGGAgaacagtgaagaagggtattacaccaagcaaaggaatagagataagagagcctgtgacataccaaagaaaagcctccaaaaagagtgatccgactgataaagggaaggagaagattactacagaatctgagtCCGAATCCGATTCGGATAATGACCTCCTACATGccgacatgagtgatgaagacgagg gtacagacatctcacagctgattgcatcatccactacCGGACCATCCACTCTTGTTCCTCCTATAGTCACTGAGGCTCCACACAACAGGCCTACTGAAGTCCCTGTAATACCTGCTACAGAATCAgctccagttgttgatgataggacaATGACAGCTCTCCCTATGCGTGAAGATGATGTTGAAAGGCCGAAGGGGATCCTGATGGaagctatggatgcagatgctcttccacagactgcggaagagccctccaccttgacttga